The genomic segment TAAAAACAAAAATGAATGATTCTATCTTTTTAAAAATAAAAAGCCTGCCGCCACTAGATGATAGTGTGGTGCAAATACAGCAGATATGCTCTAATGAAAATAGTTCTATGAACGATTTAACAAAGGTTATAGAAAAAGACCCTATGCTTACTGCAAATATACTGCATTCGGCAAACTCGCCGCTTTATGGTTTTAGCAAAGAGATAACAACAATTTCTCGTGCTATATCTTTGTTTGGAATGGCTACAATTCGTGGTTTTGCACTTTCTAGCTCAATCAAAAAAAGTTTTTCTATAAATTTAGATCCATATCTGATAACAACTCATGATTTTTTAAATATATCTGTCATGCAAAATGCACTAATGTATAATTGGTACTCAAAAATAAAACCAAAAGATTTAGAAATACTATCTCCGGCATCATTTATGATGGAGATAGGAAAGATAGTTTTATCAAAAGAAATTATAGAAAATTCTCTTGATTCTGATTTTAAAGAGAAGCTAAAAGAAGCTAAAAATCCTACGGATTTAATAATTTTAGAAAATAGCTTTTTAAAAATAACAAACGAAGAGGTGGCGGCTAAAATTTTTGAGCAATGGAATCTAGAAAATGAATTGGTTGGAGCAATACTTCACTCAAACGATCCAGATAATGCTCCAAAATATCTAAGGGATTATGCAAGAGCATTAAAAGTAGTTAAAACGGCTATAAATATTTTCAACCAAATAGATGACATAAGCATACAAAATACACTTCCTTTACTTGATGAATATGAGCTTAATCACGATACGTTTTTAATGGCTGTAGCAAAAGTAAAAGATAATCTTTGAAACAATTTCTTACATCTCTCACAAACGGAATTTGTCAAAAAGAGGTTTCAAATCAAGACTTAGAAACATTAAGAGTTTTAACGAATTTAAAAGCCGTTTGTGAACATAACAATAAATTTTATATAAATAACGGTTTTGTCTGTGGAAGACTTGATATAAGTTCAGGCGGAACCGGATTTATAACCCCATTTGACAATAACTTCAAAGAAGATATTTTAGTAGAAAACAAAAATCTAAATGGCTCAAATCTTGGAGATATAGTTCTTGCAAAGATAATAAAAGGCAAAAGAAAAAGACAAAGTGCTAAAATAATAATAAGTCTAAAACTAGCAAATGAAACAAGTCTTGTATATACTAAATTTTTCAAATCAGCTGTTCTTGGTGTAAATATCAAAACCGGATTAAATATAACCTTAAAAGCATCACAAAAAAGCCTTAGAGCATTGCCTCCTGGAACCATACTAAAAATAAACAATCATAACGGCGAGATAACTGAAGTTATAGGCAATATAAATGATCCTATGAGTGATGAAAAAATATCACTATCGATATACAA from the Campylobacter pinnipediorum subsp. pinnipediorum genome contains:
- a CDS encoding HDOD domain-containing protein translates to MNDSIFLKIKSLPPLDDSVVQIQQICSNENSSMNDLTKVIEKDPMLTANILHSANSPLYGFSKEITTISRAISLFGMATIRGFALSSSIKKSFSINLDPYLITTHDFLNISVMQNALMYNWYSKIKPKDLEILSPASFMMEIGKIVLSKEIIENSLDSDFKEKLKEAKNPTDLIILENSFLKITNEEVAAKIFEQWNLENELVGAILHSNDPDNAPKYLRDYARALKVVKTAINIFNQIDDISIQNTLPLLDEYELNHDTFLMAVAKVKDNL